In Zingiber officinale cultivar Zhangliang chromosome 1A, Zo_v1.1, whole genome shotgun sequence, a genomic segment contains:
- the LOC122022582 gene encoding serine/threonine-protein kinase STY13-like isoform X1, producing the protein MESGNGFFPLEDCRLDPQWLIDPKLLFVGPKIGEGAHAKVYEGKYKNQNVAVKVMHKEDNPEEVTKREGRFMREVTLLARVQHKNLVKFMGACKEPRMVVVTELLLGGSLRKYLINMRPRKLEPLVAVSFALDVARAMECLHSHGIIHRDLKPDNLLLSADQRTVKLVDLGLAREETLTEMMTAETGTYRWMAPELYSTVTLRHGEKKHYNHKVDVYSFAIVLWELLHNRLPFEGMSNLQASYAAAVKNFRPSADELPEELALILTSCWHEDPNSRPNFTQIVQMLLQYLSTLSPPERVVPLHAFSSENMVLPPESPGTSSLMAARDEIGDTTKAARDSKGFFCFGQCF; encoded by the exons ATGGAATCTGGGAATGGATTCTTCCCTCTCGAGGATTGCCGCCTAGATCCGCAGTGGCTCATCGATCCCAAGTTGCTTTTCGTCGGGCCCAAGATCGGGGAAGGCGCTCACGCGAAGGTGTACGAGGGAAA GTACAAGAACCAAAATGTGGCTGTTAAGGTCATGCACAAAGAGGACAACCCCGAGGAAGTGACGAAGAGGGAGGGGAGGTTCATGAGGGAGGTGACTTTGCTTGCCCGTGTTCAGCACAAAAACCTTGTGAag TTTATGGGAGCTTGCAAGGAGCCTCGGATGGTGGTAGTAACTGAGCTTCTTCTTGGAGGATCCCTGCGCAAGTACCTGATAAACATGAGGCCTAGGAAACTGGAGCCTCTTGTTGCAGTTAGTTTTGCGTTGGATGTAGCACGAGCTATGGAGTGCTTACATTCTCATGGGATTATTCATCGTGATCTGAAGCCtg ATAACTTGCTATTGAGCGCAGATCAGAGGACAGTCAAACTTGTCGATCTTGGTTTGGCAAGAGAAGAAACATTAACAGAGATGATGACTGCTGAGACAGGAACATATCGTTGGATGGCCCCTGAG TTATACAGCACTGTTACTTTAAGGCATGGGGAGAAGAAGCATTACAACCACAAGGTGGATGTATACAGCTTTGCAATTGTGCTGTGGGAGCTACTTCACAATAGGCTTCCTTTCGAAGGCATGTCCAACCTGCAAGCATCCTATGCAGCTGCTGTCAAG aaCTTCAGGCCAAGTGCAGATGAGCTTCCAGAGGAGCTGGCTCTGATCTTAACCTCTTGTTGGCACGAGGACCCAAATTCACGACCCAATTTTACTCAGATAGTTCAGATGCTTCTACAGTATCTTTCCACTCTTTCGCCTCCTGAGCGTGTTGTTCCATTGCATGCCTTCAGTTCAGAAAATATGGTTTTACCACCTGAATCACCCGGCACTAGTTCTTTGATGGCAGCGCGAGATGAAATAGGCGATACTACGAAGGCCGCCAGGGATAGCAAAGGATTTTTCTGCTTTGGCCAGTGTTTTTAG
- the LOC122022582 gene encoding serine/threonine-protein kinase STY13-like isoform X2, whose amino-acid sequence MESGNGFFPLEDCRLDPQWLIDPKLLFVGPKIGEGAHAKVYEGKYKNQNVAVKVMHKEDNPEEVTKREGRFMREVTLLARVQHKNLVKFMGACKEPRMVVVTELLLGGSLRKYLINMRPRKLEPLVAVSFALDVARAMECLHSHGIIHRDLKPDNLLLSADQRTVKLVDLGLAREETLTEMMTAETGTYRWMAPELYSTVTLRHGEKKHYNHKVDVYSFAIVLWELLHNRLPFEGMSNLQASYAAAVKAKCR is encoded by the exons ATGGAATCTGGGAATGGATTCTTCCCTCTCGAGGATTGCCGCCTAGATCCGCAGTGGCTCATCGATCCCAAGTTGCTTTTCGTCGGGCCCAAGATCGGGGAAGGCGCTCACGCGAAGGTGTACGAGGGAAA GTACAAGAACCAAAATGTGGCTGTTAAGGTCATGCACAAAGAGGACAACCCCGAGGAAGTGACGAAGAGGGAGGGGAGGTTCATGAGGGAGGTGACTTTGCTTGCCCGTGTTCAGCACAAAAACCTTGTGAag TTTATGGGAGCTTGCAAGGAGCCTCGGATGGTGGTAGTAACTGAGCTTCTTCTTGGAGGATCCCTGCGCAAGTACCTGATAAACATGAGGCCTAGGAAACTGGAGCCTCTTGTTGCAGTTAGTTTTGCGTTGGATGTAGCACGAGCTATGGAGTGCTTACATTCTCATGGGATTATTCATCGTGATCTGAAGCCtg ATAACTTGCTATTGAGCGCAGATCAGAGGACAGTCAAACTTGTCGATCTTGGTTTGGCAAGAGAAGAAACATTAACAGAGATGATGACTGCTGAGACAGGAACATATCGTTGGATGGCCCCTGAG TTATACAGCACTGTTACTTTAAGGCATGGGGAGAAGAAGCATTACAACCACAAGGTGGATGTATACAGCTTTGCAATTGTGCTGTGGGAGCTACTTCACAATAGGCTTCCTTTCGAAGGCATGTCCAACCTGCAAGCATCCTATGCAGCTGCTGTCAAG GCCAAGTGCAGATGA
- the LOC122001816 gene encoding uncharacterized protein LOC122001816 translates to MVGASTSSSTSSCAFFGSFVEGVGPSAASKPSAASSASSVSRLKFVCSYGGRILPRYTDGKLRYFGGDTRVFAVDRSAAFSELQEKMRDFCGWTAVGVRCQLPTEDLDALVSIKSDEDLFNLVELYDLAGRQKIRAFLFPLASKPSSPPSAATSGGDRSTLVTSDRYVQIPRPATLVGRYAGCLGDVRRHDHYHHHHHQNHGHNVAPWPCNYHHHHRQHHHLVNPGSHCK, encoded by the exons ATGGTGGGagcctccacctcctcctccacctcctcctgcGCCTTCTTTGGTTCCTTCGTTGAAGGCGTCGGTCCTTCCGCCGCCTCCAAACCCTCAGCCGCCTCCTCCGCCTCCTCGGTCTCCAGACTCAAATTCGTCTGCAGCTACGGTGGTAGGATCCTGCCCCGATACACTGACGGCAAGCTCCGCTACTTCGGCGGCGACACCCGCGTCTTCGCCGTCGACCGCTCGGCCGCTTTCTCAG AGCTGCAGGAGAAGATGCGAGATTTCTGCGGGTGGACCGCGGTGGGCGTCCGGTGCCAGCTGCCGACTGAGGATCTAGACGCCCTCGTGTCCATCAAATCCGACGAGGACCTCTTCAACCTCGTGGAGCTGTACGATCTCGCCGGCCGCCAGAAGATACGGGCGTTCTTATTTCCCCTGGCGTCCAAGCCTTCATCCCCTCCTTCGGCAGCCACATCAGGTGGTGATCGGAGCACCCTGGTTACATCCGATCGGTACGTCCAGATCCCCCGGCCCGCCACGCTCGTGGGTCGGTACGCCGGCTGTCTAGGGGATGTCCGTCGCCACGACCAttatcaccaccaccaccatcaaAATCACGGCCACAATGTGGCGCCATGGCCGTGCAATTACCACCACCACCACCGCCAACACCACCACCTCGTAAATCCTGGAAGCCACTGTAAATAA
- the LOC121997231 gene encoding probable calcium-binding protein CML46 produces the protein MEKKLVYFFQEPTSLPFIHKLLVLILIAVKKFSLKFFGLSSSCSSIFHEEDHHHQQEEAKESNAATLERGDLGFILWRMGLAQSPDEVEMNEEAVSLPDLFAEEEPSLQELRQAFSVFDENDDGFIDDLELRRVLQALGVGEGLEVATCRRMIQAHDRNGDGRIDFVEFVRLMEVF, from the coding sequence ATGGAGAAGAAGCTCGTCTACTTTTTTCAAGAGCCAACCTCGCTCCCTTTCATCCACAAGCTGCTCGTCTTGATCTTGATCGCCGTCAAGAAGTTCTCTCTCAAATTCTTTGGATTGTCTTCTTCATGCTCCTCCATTTTTCATGAGGAAGACCACCACCATCAGCAGGAGGAGGCTAAAGAGAGCAATGCAGCAACACTTGAACGAGGAGACTTGGGGTTCATTTTATGGAGAATGGGATTGGCTCAAAGCCCAGATGAAGTTGAGATGAACGAGGAGGCTGTGTCACTGCCCGATTTGTTCGCAGAGGAGGAGCCGAGCTTGCAGGAGTTGAGACAGGCCTTCTCGGTTTTCGACGAGAACGACGACGGCTTCATCGACGACCTGGAGCTGCGGAGGGTTCTCCAGGCGCTTGGAGTCGGAGAGGGGCTGGAAGTTGCTACGTGCAGGAGGATGATCCAGGCTCATGATCGAAATGGAGACGGGAGGATCGATTTTGTGGAGTTTGTAAGGCTCATGGAGGTCTTTTGA